In a genomic window of Acidilobus saccharovorans 345-15:
- a CDS encoding putative metallopeptidase, translating to MGALITYQRDEALERAVKCVIESAGLNYIDPGRVYVIRSRGSRSRAIARIYSMPSAWRYALNMEPAYLIEFISEKFDRLTPGRKAEVIVHELLHIPMAFSGGLRPHGKYVNDRVAARIAARVDRSCLEALSLTGQQGLGR from the coding sequence GTGGGCGCGCTGATAACCTATCAGAGGGACGAGGCGCTTGAGAGGGCCGTCAAGTGCGTAATAGAGAGCGCTGGGCTTAACTACATAGACCCCGGCAGGGTCTATGTCATAAGGAGCAGGGGCTCGAGGTCAAGGGCCATAGCCAGGATATACTCAATGCCGTCCGCCTGGAGGTACGCCCTTAACATGGAGCCTGCCTACCTCATAGAGTTCATCTCTGAGAAGTTCGACAGGCTCACGCCAGGGAGGAAGGCCGAGGTCATAGTTCACGAGCTGCTCCACATACCCATGGCCTTCAGCGGCGGCCTGAGGCCCCACGGCAAGTACGTCAACGACAGGGTGGCGGCGAGGATAGCCGCTAGGGTTGACAGGAGCTGCCTTGAGGCTTTAAGCTTGACAGGACAGCAGGGACTGGGCCGATGA
- the mobA gene encoding molybdenum cofactor guanylyltransferase, translated as MPGKPEVIVVAGGSSSRFGSDKLLAPFNGRPLISRVLSVAAEVGDVIVVSSREEISRLGGLLAGARVVEDLPQLPCGGPPRGVASAIGHVSSDRVLVMPGDAAWATTGSLEALLRQCAERLASPLMSGGLVNPSFVCGPTGLLREAVDLMCSKASLGLRARMTDLLRSSSSRLVGASPLGGQARFYDLDVPGDRPPRSRGPRRTVELDPTAYRKAVSLAAAGDVQGAALAFREESAAYRRLRVWHLELHSLLDAQALGLDVARRVERLRALLRRPSLS; from the coding sequence GTGCCGGGGAAGCCTGAAGTAATAGTAGTGGCGGGCGGCTCCTCATCAAGGTTTGGCTCGGACAAGCTGCTGGCCCCCTTCAACGGGAGGCCTCTGATATCAAGGGTTCTTAGCGTGGCCGCGGAGGTGGGCGACGTCATAGTGGTGTCCTCGCGGGAGGAGATCTCAAGGCTTGGCGGGCTCCTGGCCGGCGCGAGGGTTGTCGAGGACCTGCCCCAGCTCCCGTGCGGGGGCCCGCCGAGGGGCGTTGCAAGCGCAATAGGGCACGTGAGCTCGGACCGCGTGCTCGTAATGCCGGGCGACGCGGCGTGGGCGACGACAGGAAGCCTTGAGGCCCTGCTCAGGCAGTGCGCCGAGAGGCTCGCCTCGCCTCTGATGAGCGGGGGCCTCGTCAACCCCTCCTTCGTCTGCGGCCCCACAGGCCTGCTGAGGGAGGCCGTGGACCTCATGTGCTCTAAGGCGTCGCTCGGGCTAAGGGCGAGGATGACGGACCTGCTGAGGTCCTCAAGTTCTAGGCTCGTTGGCGCCTCGCCGCTGGGCGGCCAGGCCAGGTTCTATGACCTTGACGTCCCGGGCGACAGGCCTCCGAGGTCGAGGGGGCCGCGGAGGACCGTTGAGCTCGACCCGACCGCCTACAGGAAGGCAGTCTCGCTGGCAGCTGCTGGCGACGTTCAGGGGGCGGCCCTGGCCTTCCGAGAGGAGTCGGCGGCCTACAGGCGGCTGAGGGTGTGGCACCTCGAGCTCCACTCACTGCTTGACGCCCAGGCCCTTGGACTTGACGTGGCCAGGAGGGTCGAGAGGCTGAGGGCCCTGCTCAGGAGACCCTCTCTATCCTGA
- a CDS encoding FAD-dependent oxidoreductase: MEILVIGGGAAGMSAASWARRRAPDARITVLERTNIISHAPCGVPYYIGGLFKDYWLLQAYDVKFFRERRNIEVITNAEAEELDVKSRVAVARMGGQRVKLEFDRLVIATGARPRRLNNVDDAKVIYVHHPADAETARRAAEAAREVTVVGGGVLGVEMAEQLRNMGKVIHLVHRGPYLMSRDLDEELGSGLTEMARRAGVDLRLGVTVAEASGDRVRLSDGSELRSDLVVAAVGVEPDVDLVRGQLRLGPHGAIAVDDRLQATYDYAFAAGDAMEHRNMVTGQPDWRPLAPIANKSGLVAGVNAAGGDKRFPGVLGDIVTRFEGVAFGRVGLNEAEARRANIRYVTSIITTRSRARYYPGGGDVTVKLLAEESSGVIIGGQVAGPEEVIGRLGVIAAAIMKRMTAEELFFVEIGYHPSSGRAWDPVVLAARQLMRI, translated from the coding sequence ATGGAGATACTCGTCATAGGCGGCGGAGCTGCCGGCATGTCAGCGGCCTCCTGGGCCAGGAGGAGGGCCCCTGACGCAAGGATAACGGTCCTCGAGAGGACCAACATAATAAGCCACGCCCCCTGCGGCGTGCCCTACTACATAGGCGGGCTGTTCAAGGATTACTGGCTGCTCCAGGCCTACGACGTCAAGTTCTTCAGGGAGAGGAGGAACATAGAGGTTATAACGAACGCCGAGGCGGAGGAGCTTGACGTTAAGTCAAGGGTAGCGGTTGCCAGGATGGGCGGTCAGAGGGTCAAGCTTGAGTTCGACAGGCTCGTCATAGCCACGGGCGCGAGGCCCAGGAGGCTCAACAACGTCGACGACGCCAAGGTGATCTACGTTCACCACCCTGCTGACGCCGAAACCGCCAGGAGGGCCGCAGAGGCGGCCAGGGAGGTCACCGTGGTTGGCGGAGGCGTCCTGGGCGTCGAGATGGCCGAGCAGCTGAGGAACATGGGCAAGGTCATTCACCTGGTGCACAGGGGGCCCTACCTGATGAGCAGGGACCTGGACGAGGAGCTGGGCTCAGGCCTGACGGAGATGGCCAGGAGGGCGGGCGTCGACCTGAGGCTCGGGGTGACTGTGGCCGAGGCGAGCGGGGACAGGGTTAGGCTCAGCGACGGCAGCGAGCTGAGGTCTGACCTGGTGGTGGCCGCCGTAGGGGTTGAGCCAGACGTTGACCTTGTCAGGGGACAGCTGAGGCTGGGCCCCCATGGGGCCATTGCAGTTGACGACAGGCTGCAGGCGACCTACGACTACGCCTTCGCTGCTGGTGACGCCATGGAACACAGGAACATGGTCACGGGGCAGCCTGACTGGAGGCCCCTGGCCCCCATAGCCAACAAGTCCGGCCTTGTGGCGGGGGTCAACGCGGCTGGGGGCGACAAGAGGTTCCCCGGCGTCCTGGGCGACATAGTGACTAGGTTTGAGGGCGTCGCCTTTGGCAGGGTTGGCCTCAACGAGGCCGAGGCGAGGAGGGCCAACATAAGGTACGTGACGTCAATAATAACCACCAGGTCGAGGGCCAGGTACTACCCGGGCGGCGGCGATGTGACTGTGAAGCTCCTGGCCGAGGAGTCCAGCGGGGTCATAATAGGGGGCCAGGTCGCGGGGCCTGAGGAGGTCATAGGGAGGCTGGGCGTCATAGCCGCAGCTATTATGAAGAGGATGACCGCCGAGGAGCTGTTCTTCGTCGAGATAGGCTACCACCCCAGCTCTGGGAGGGCCTGGGACCCGGTGGTTTTGGCGGCCAGGCAGCTGATGAGGATCTAG
- the fdhF gene encoding formate dehydrogenase subunit alpha produces the protein MAVRIKVNGVEHEVDGNLSLLEALRRLGYYVPSLCYDDRLGPQGSCRLCVVEVNGRLVTSCTTKVQDGMEVRTDSEQVNQVRREVLRLLARSYPRDAYARYPFKEFHVAMSKYGVEPQGTERQDLVDLSHPYIVVDMNRCIKCFRCVKACDEVQGYHVWRAWGRGGRIMIRPDGPDFAHSSCVSCGLCVDVCPTGALEDRSVLIYGWPDSWVKTTCPYCGVGCELDVGVKDGRIVDVRPSRTSVVNRGNLCVKGRYAWDYIYSQDRVLRPLIKVNGEWREVSWDEAIGFVASRLKEILAKYGPGSVGVLVGARVTNEEEYLAGRFARVVLGTNNVDSCARVCHEPSAQGLEDMLGTGGATNTFEDIDLARTIMVVGSNTTENHPVIGNRIKLLAEQGKVKLIVVDPRRTEIAEYADYHLALRPGTDVVLFNAMANVIISEGLIDREFVAERVDGLEEFEDVVRNYTPEFAERITGVKANLIREAARLYATNRPSMIFWGLGATEHIQGTEIIYQLIDLALLTGNVGRPGSGLMPLRGKNNVQGTAIMGDHPKKLPGSVPLAQNLERFEKLWGVRLNPNPGLDGIEMVDAAMRGDLKALIVFGEDVVMSHPYREMTERALSKLELLVLVDMFHNETSRYAHVFLPAASSFEKEGTFTNAERRIQRVRKVIEPLGESLPDWQIIIRLAKAMGYGDYFRYSSPEDVWNEIRSAWPAVYGITYERLEREGGLPYPTPGLDAPPVKVLHVNQFTVGRRARLRPVAYIPSPEQPTEEYPFTLITGRTLYHFNMGSMTRRTGDQVIEPEDFIEISEDDARALGIGDGDMVRVTSRWGSAVVRARISRRVSRGTAFATVHHPEASINYVVSPAVDRISHIPEYKVTAVRIERVS, from the coding sequence GTGGCAGTCAGGATTAAGGTTAACGGCGTCGAGCATGAAGTTGATGGCAACCTGAGCCTCCTCGAGGCCCTCAGGAGGCTCGGCTACTACGTGCCAAGCCTATGCTACGACGACAGGCTTGGCCCCCAGGGGTCGTGTAGGCTGTGCGTCGTCGAGGTAAACGGCAGGCTGGTGACCAGCTGCACCACTAAGGTCCAGGACGGCATGGAAGTCAGGACCGACAGCGAGCAGGTGAACCAGGTTAGGAGGGAGGTGCTGAGGCTCCTGGCAAGGAGCTACCCAAGGGACGCTTACGCCAGGTACCCGTTCAAGGAGTTCCACGTGGCTATGAGCAAGTACGGCGTTGAGCCTCAGGGAACCGAGAGGCAGGACCTCGTGGACCTCTCGCACCCCTACATAGTCGTTGACATGAACAGGTGCATCAAGTGCTTCAGGTGCGTGAAGGCCTGCGACGAGGTTCAGGGCTACCACGTCTGGAGGGCGTGGGGCCGCGGCGGCAGGATAATGATAAGGCCAGACGGCCCTGACTTCGCCCACAGCTCCTGCGTGAGCTGTGGCCTCTGCGTCGACGTCTGCCCCACGGGGGCCCTTGAGGACAGGAGCGTGCTGATCTACGGGTGGCCGGACTCGTGGGTCAAGACAACGTGTCCCTACTGCGGCGTCGGCTGTGAGCTTGACGTCGGAGTCAAGGACGGGAGGATAGTGGACGTCAGGCCGTCCAGGACGTCAGTTGTGAACAGGGGGAACCTCTGCGTCAAGGGCAGGTACGCGTGGGACTACATATATTCACAGGACAGAGTGCTGAGGCCGCTGATCAAGGTCAACGGCGAGTGGCGCGAGGTCAGCTGGGACGAGGCGATAGGCTTCGTCGCCTCAAGGCTGAAGGAGATACTGGCCAAGTACGGCCCGGGCAGCGTGGGGGTACTTGTAGGTGCGAGGGTAACTAACGAGGAGGAGTACCTGGCCGGCAGGTTTGCCAGGGTGGTGCTGGGAACGAACAACGTTGACAGCTGCGCGAGGGTCTGCCACGAGCCCTCCGCCCAGGGCCTTGAGGACATGTTGGGCACGGGAGGCGCCACAAACACGTTTGAGGACATAGACCTGGCCAGGACAATAATGGTCGTGGGCTCTAACACCACCGAGAACCACCCGGTCATAGGGAACAGGATCAAGCTGCTCGCGGAGCAGGGCAAGGTGAAGCTGATAGTCGTGGACCCAAGGAGGACGGAGATCGCTGAGTACGCCGACTACCACCTGGCCCTGAGGCCTGGCACCGACGTGGTGCTCTTTAATGCAATGGCTAACGTGATAATAAGCGAGGGCCTCATAGACAGGGAGTTCGTGGCAGAGAGGGTCGACGGCCTTGAGGAGTTCGAGGACGTAGTCAGGAACTACACGCCTGAGTTCGCTGAGAGGATAACAGGGGTTAAGGCAAACCTAATAAGGGAGGCGGCGAGGCTCTACGCAACTAACAGGCCCTCAATGATATTCTGGGGCCTCGGCGCCACCGAGCACATACAGGGGACGGAGATCATATATCAGCTCATAGACCTCGCGCTCCTCACGGGCAACGTTGGCAGGCCGGGCTCAGGCCTCATGCCGCTGAGGGGCAAGAACAACGTCCAGGGCACTGCTATAATGGGGGACCACCCTAAGAAGCTGCCCGGCTCGGTGCCGCTGGCCCAGAACTTGGAGAGGTTTGAGAAGCTTTGGGGGGTCAGGCTTAACCCCAACCCCGGGCTCGACGGCATCGAGATGGTCGACGCTGCCATGAGGGGTGACCTGAAGGCGCTCATAGTGTTCGGCGAGGACGTGGTCATGTCGCACCCGTACAGGGAGATGACCGAGAGGGCGCTCTCAAAGCTGGAGCTCCTAGTGCTTGTTGACATGTTCCACAACGAGACCTCCAGGTACGCCCACGTCTTCCTGCCGGCGGCCAGCTCCTTTGAGAAGGAGGGCACCTTCACCAACGCCGAGAGGAGGATCCAGAGGGTGAGGAAGGTCATAGAGCCCCTGGGCGAGTCCCTGCCCGACTGGCAGATAATAATTAGGCTGGCCAAAGCCATGGGTTACGGGGACTACTTCAGGTACTCGTCGCCCGAGGACGTGTGGAACGAGATAAGGTCCGCGTGGCCGGCGGTCTACGGCATAACTTACGAGAGGCTGGAGAGGGAGGGGGGCCTGCCCTACCCAACCCCAGGCCTCGACGCCCCGCCGGTCAAGGTGCTCCACGTTAACCAGTTCACCGTAGGCAGGAGGGCCAGGCTGAGGCCCGTGGCCTACATACCGTCGCCGGAGCAGCCAACGGAGGAGTACCCGTTCACGCTGATAACCGGCAGGACCCTCTACCACTTCAACATGGGCTCCATGACGAGGCGCACCGGGGACCAGGTCATAGAGCCCGAGGACTTCATAGAGATAAGTGAGGACGACGCCAGGGCCCTGGGCATAGGCGACGGCGACATGGTCAGGGTCACCAGCAGGTGGGGCTCAGCGGTGGTCAGGGCGAGGATATCAAGGAGGGTCTCCAGGGGCACAGCCTTCGCCACGGTGCACCACCCCGAGGCCTCAATTAACTACGTGGTCTCGCCTGCGGTCGACAGGATATCCCACATACCGGAGTACAAGGTGACGGCCGTCAGGATAGAGAGGGTCTCCTGA